A genomic stretch from Syntrophorhabdaceae bacterium includes:
- a CDS encoding MFS transporter has protein sequence MRYPELRGKALLFLLVFWSLWYMNMCVRVIFSPILPLIEDEFGITHARASSLFMFQAIGYGFSMFFSGFFAGRLGYKRTIVTSLCVSSILFLLIPFVKVFSLLYLFNLILGISIGMYLPSAIPLITEHFSEKDWGKSIAIHDSGAAVSIFSIPLVAVFFLQFMEWRGIFTVFGVAFLLFAVIFQKACTEVKIGHSPRRAFGDLVRIPSLWLMATLFTFASGANLGIYSIVPLYLTKELSMDIGYSNTILGISRLGGIGVAILAGFLVDRINLKRVMFTIIFLTGALTVCLGLAPVAHVGVFLFLQAIFVTGFFPVGLVCIAKMFGREIRSMATGLILTVAIVFGVGIIPYFLGLSGDLVSFRFGITVLGALVGMSSFLAFSLKIDK, from the coding sequence GTGCGCTATCCTGAATTGAGGGGTAAGGCCCTCTTGTTCCTTCTCGTCTTCTGGTCTCTCTGGTACATGAATATGTGCGTACGGGTAATTTTCTCTCCTATCCTTCCGCTTATTGAAGATGAGTTCGGGATCACCCACGCCAGGGCGAGCAGTCTTTTCATGTTTCAGGCAATCGGATACGGATTTTCCATGTTCTTCTCAGGCTTTTTCGCGGGCAGGCTCGGTTATAAACGGACGATCGTCACATCCCTCTGCGTAAGCTCTATCCTGTTCCTGCTCATTCCCTTTGTGAAGGTGTTTTCCCTTCTCTATCTCTTCAATCTCATTCTCGGCATATCCATAGGCATGTACCTTCCTTCGGCCATACCCCTTATCACCGAGCATTTTTCCGAGAAGGACTGGGGCAAATCGATTGCCATTCATGACTCTGGGGCCGCGGTCAGCATATTCAGCATTCCCCTGGTCGCGGTGTTCTTCCTCCAGTTTATGGAATGGAGGGGGATATTTACCGTCTTCGGCGTTGCCTTTCTCCTTTTTGCCGTAATATTTCAGAAGGCCTGCACGGAAGTGAAGATCGGCCATTCGCCCAGGCGCGCCTTCGGAGACCTTGTAAGAATTCCCTCCCTCTGGCTCATGGCAACGCTCTTTACCTTTGCATCGGGAGCGAACCTGGGCATCTATTCGATTGTACCCCTTTACCTGACAAAAGAGCTTTCTATGGACATAGGATATTCGAACACGATACTCGGGATATCGCGGTTAGGGGGGATCGGGGTTGCCATACTCGCAGGATTTCTCGTTGACAGGATCAACCTCAAGAGGGTCATGTTCACCATAATATTCCTCACCGGTGCACTCACGGTTTGTCTCGGGTTAGCTCCGGTAGCCCATGTAGGCGTTTTCCTTTTCCTCCAGGCAATTTTTGTGACCGGATTTTTTCCGGTAGGCCTGGTGTGTATCGCGAAAATGTTCGGGAGGGAGATACGGAGCATGGCCACGGGCCTCATTCTTACAGTGGCCATAGTCTTCGGGGTGGGTATTATCCCTTACTTTTTGGGTCTCTCCGGGGACCTTGTAAGCTTCAGGTTCGGTATAACGGTT